The window GCGCCGGTGCTCGGAAGTATCGGCAGGCGCCGCATGCTGGAAGCGTACCTCGGTCGGCGGCTCGTCCAGGCCGCTGATCCAATGGCCGAAGGTGACCCAGCCGGCCAGGGTTTCCTCGCTGGTCTGGCGCTGCTGCAGGGCCAGCAAGGGCTGCCAGCTGTGCGCGACCTGGGCTTCCTGACCGGCCCGCGGCGGCTCGTCGGCGAGGTCGACGCGGCCGAGATTGCCCACCAGCGCGGCATAGCGCGCCTGGCGATGCAGGGCGTCGCCGAGGGTCGCACAACTCATCAGCAGATAGCCGAGCACGCCGTAATAGCCGGGGCGCACCGCCTCGCCGAGGTGCAGGCCGAGCTGCTCGTCGCCGGTCAGGCTGACGCCCAGGCCGAGCAGCTTGAGGTAAGTGCTGGCGGCGATGCGCTGGTCGCGCTGGCCGAGAATCGCCGGACTCAGCTGGGCCTCGGCGAGCAGCGTCGCCGGCGCGATGCCCTGGCGCTGCAGGTAATCCACCAGCCCCTGCAGGTAGGCGACCGAAACCGAACTGACCAACGTGGCGGGACTGTCCATCGCAACTCCTGAGTGACTCCGCGGCTCCTCGCCGCGCCCCGCCAGCCCCGGCAAAGCCGCGCCGGACGGGAGCCGCGGCGCATAGGCAAGGCGCCGGGGGGTCGGTATACTCCGGCGCAATTCACGCTTTTACAAGGATTTCGCCATGAAGCGCCTGCTGCTTCCCTTCCTCGTCCTTGCCGTCCTTGGCGGCGCGCTCGCCGGCTGCGGCCAGAAAGGCCCGCTGTATCACCCGGGCGACGAAAAAGCCGCGAAACAACACGAAAAAGACGTCTACGAATTCTAAAGGAGGCATCTAGATGGAGGCCTTCAACTACCGCGACGGCACCCTGTTCGCGGAGGGCGTGGCGTTGTCCACCATTGCCGAGCGCTTCGGCACCCCGACTTACGTTTACTCGCGCGCCCATATCGAGGCGCAGTTCCGTGCCTATGCCGAGGCCCTGGCCGGCCTGCCGCATCTGGTCTGCTTCGCGGTCAAAGCCAACTCCAACCTCGGCGTGCTGAATGTCCTGGCGCGCCTCGGTGCCGGCTTCGACATCGTCTCCCGCGGCGAGCTGGAGCGCGTGCTGGCGGCCGGCGGCGAACCTTCCAAGATCGTCTTCTCCGGCGTCGGCAAGACCCGCGACGACATGCGTAGGGCGCTGGAAGTGGGCGTGCACTGCTTCAACGTCGAGTCCAGCGTCGAGCTCGAGCGCCTGCAACAGGTCGCCGCCGAACTCGGGGTCAAGGCGCCGGTGTCGCTGCGGGTCAACCCGGACGTCGATGCCGGCACCCACCCCTACATCTCCACCGGCCTCAAGGAAAACAAGTTCGGCATCGCCATCGCCGACGCCGAGGCGGTCTACGCCCGTGCCGCCGAGCTGGCGAACCTGGAAGTGGTCGGCGTCGACTGCCACATCGGTTCGCAGCTGACCAGCCTGCCGCCGTTCCTCGATGCCCTCGAGCGCCTGCTCGGGCTGATCGACCGCCTGGCCGCGCGCGGCATCCACATCCGCCACCTCGACCTCGGCGGCGGTCTCGGCGTGCGCTACCACGACGAGAACCCGCCGCTGGCCGGCGACTACATCGCCGCCGTGCGCGAGCGCATCCAGGGCCGAGACCTGGCCCTGGTGTTCGAGCCGGGCCGCTTCATCGTCGCCAACGCCGGCGTGCTGCTGACCCAGGTGGAATACCTCAAGCACACCGAGCACAAGGACTTCGCCATCGTCGATGCGGCGATGAACGACCTGATCCGCCCGGCGCTGTACCAGGCCTGGATGGACGTGGTGGCGGTACAGCCACGCGACGCCGCGCCGCGTGCCTACGACATAGTCGGGCCGATCTGCGAAACCGGCGACTTCCTGGCCAAGAACCGCCAGCTGGCGCTGGCCGAAGGCGACCTGCTGGCCGTGCGCTCGGCCGGTGCCTACGGCTTCGTCATGAGTTCCAACTACAACACCCGCGGCCGCGCCGCCGAGGTGCTGGTGGATGGTGAACAGGCCCACGAGGTGCGCCGCCGCGAACCCCTTGCGGAACTCTATGCCGGCGAAAGCCTGCTGCCGCAGTGAGGGTGCAGCCATGCTATTACGCTTCACCAAGATGCACGGCCTCGGCAACGACTTCATGGTCCTCGACCTGATCAGCCAGCACGCGCACATCCTGCCCAAGCATGCCAAGCAGTGGGGCGACCGCCACACCGGCATCGGCTTCGACCAGCTGCTGCTGGTCGAGGCGCCGAACAACCCGGACGTCGACTTCCGCTACCGCATCTTCAACGCCGACGGCTCGGAAGTGGAGCAGTGCGGCAACGGCGCGCGCTGCTTCGCCCGTTTCGTGCAGGACAAGCGCCTGACGGTGAAGAAGCAGATCCGCGTCGAGACCAAGAGCGGCATCATCGAGCTGAACGTGCGTAACGACGGCCAGATCACCGTCGACATGGGCGCGCCGCGGCTTGCGCCGCAACAGATCCCGTTCCAGGCCGACGCCGAGGCGCTCAGCTACCACGTCGGGGTCGGCGCGCAGACGGTCGAACTGGCCGCCGTGTCGATGGGCAACCCGCATGCGGTGCTGCGCGTCGAGGACGTCGACCAAGCGCCGGTGCATGAACTGGGGCCGCAGCTGGAGCACCATCCGCGCTTCCCGCAGCGGGTCAACGTCGGCTTCCTCCAGGTCGTCAACCGCCAGCAGGCCAAGCTGCGCGTCTGGGAACGCGGCGCCGGGGAGACCCAGGCCTGCGGCACCGGCGCCTGCGCGGCGGCGGTGGCGGCGATCCGCCAGGGCTGGATGGACTCGCCGCTGCAGCTGGAACTGCCCGGCGGCAAGCTGGCCATCGAGTGGGCAGGCCCGGGGCAGCCGGTTATGATGACCGGACCCGCCGTTCGCGTGTTTGAAGGACAGGTTCGCCTATGACCGACCAGCGCCAGGATCCGCCCGCGCCACTCGACTCCGCCAGCGTCGTCGCCTATCTGCGCCAGCATCCGGAGTTCTTCGTCGATCACGAGGAGCTGATCCCCGAGCTGCGCATCCCGCACTCGCCGGGCGAGGCGGTGTCGCTGGTGGAACGCCAGGTCAAGCTGCTGCGCGAGCGCAACATTGAGATGCGCCATCGTCTGTCGCAGCTGATGGACGTGGCCCGCGACAACGACCGCCTATTCGACAAGACCCGCCGCCTGGTGCTCGACCTGCTCGACGCCACCAGCCTGGAGGAAGTGGTCGGCGCCGTGGAAGATAGCCTGCGCCATGAGTTCCAGGTCGCGCATGTCGGCCTGATCCTGTTCAACGACA is drawn from Pseudomonas cavernae and contains these coding sequences:
- a CDS encoding DUF484 family protein → MTDQRQDPPAPLDSASVVAYLRQHPEFFVDHEELIPELRIPHSPGEAVSLVERQVKLLRERNIEMRHRLSQLMDVARDNDRLFDKTRRLVLDLLDATSLEEVVGAVEDSLRHEFQVAHVGLILFNDSPQPVGRWVSSAEAHQAIGGLLAGGKTVCGVLRSQELEFLFGAEAVAQVGSAAVVALTHQGLHGVLAIGSPDPQHYKSSLGTLFLGYIAEVLARVLPRYAMPLRSVR
- the lysA gene encoding diaminopimelate decarboxylase → MEAFNYRDGTLFAEGVALSTIAERFGTPTYVYSRAHIEAQFRAYAEALAGLPHLVCFAVKANSNLGVLNVLARLGAGFDIVSRGELERVLAAGGEPSKIVFSGVGKTRDDMRRALEVGVHCFNVESSVELERLQQVAAELGVKAPVSLRVNPDVDAGTHPYISTGLKENKFGIAIADAEAVYARAAELANLEVVGVDCHIGSQLTSLPPFLDALERLLGLIDRLAARGIHIRHLDLGGGLGVRYHDENPPLAGDYIAAVRERIQGRDLALVFEPGRFIVANAGVLLTQVEYLKHTEHKDFAIVDAAMNDLIRPALYQAWMDVVAVQPRDAAPRAYDIVGPICETGDFLAKNRQLALAEGDLLAVRSAGAYGFVMSSNYNTRGRAAEVLVDGEQAHEVRRREPLAELYAGESLLPQ
- the dapF gene encoding diaminopimelate epimerase; this encodes MLLRFTKMHGLGNDFMVLDLISQHAHILPKHAKQWGDRHTGIGFDQLLLVEAPNNPDVDFRYRIFNADGSEVEQCGNGARCFARFVQDKRLTVKKQIRVETKSGIIELNVRNDGQITVDMGAPRLAPQQIPFQADAEALSYHVGVGAQTVELAAVSMGNPHAVLRVEDVDQAPVHELGPQLEHHPRFPQRVNVGFLQVVNRQQAKLRVWERGAGETQACGTGACAAAVAAIRQGWMDSPLQLELPGGKLAIEWAGPGQPVMMTGPAVRVFEGQVRL
- the lptM gene encoding LPS translocon maturation chaperone LptM, which codes for MKRLLLPFLVLAVLGGALAGCGQKGPLYHPGDEKAAKQHEKDVYEF
- a CDS encoding AraC family transcriptional regulator, encoding MDSPATLVSSVSVAYLQGLVDYLQRQGIAPATLLAEAQLSPAILGQRDQRIAASTYLKLLGLGVSLTGDEQLGLHLGEAVRPGYYGVLGYLLMSCATLGDALHRQARYAALVGNLGRVDLADEPPRAGQEAQVAHSWQPLLALQQRQTSEETLAGWVTFGHWISGLDEPPTEVRFQHAAPADTSEHRRLFRCPVLFGQADNALVFPKRLLAAPLGQADALVRGPLDAYAERLLRELRQGHSVLDRARLPLARQLAEQGPDLERLAQQLQLSPRTLQRRLREAGLSFSQLVDETRQLLVLHYLRDPALELADIAFFVGFSEPGSLARAFKRWTGQSPAEYRRSLSLPPTPSGE